The Fragaria vesca subsp. vesca linkage group LG2, FraVesHawaii_1.0, whole genome shotgun sequence genome includes a window with the following:
- the LOC101314818 gene encoding transcription factor HY5-like — protein sequence MLQDQATSSLAASSLPSSSERSSSSAFQLEVKEGLESDEEIRRVPEIGGESAGASVSGREAGSLAGPDRVQVAGESQRKRGRSPADKESKRLKRLLRNRVSAQQARERKKAYLSDLEVRVKDLEQKNSELDERLSTLQNENQMLRHILKNTTASRRGGGGANAEGS from the exons ATGTTGCAAGACCAAGCCACGAGCTCTCTTGCTGCGAGCTCTCTGCCTTCCAGCAGTGAGAGGTCTTCCAGCTCTGCATTCCAGCTCGAAGTTAAAGAAG GCCTGGAAAGTGATGAGGAGATCAGGAGAGTGCCGGAGATTGGCGGCGAATCGGCCGGAGCATCGGTATCAGGCAGGGAGGCCGGTTCGTTAGCCGGTCCAGATCGGGTCCAAGTGGCAGGTGAGAGCCAGAGAAAGAGGGGAAGAAGCCCAGCTGACAAGGAAAGCAAGAGGTTGAAGAG GTTGTTGAGGAACAGAGTTTCAGCTCAGCAAGCAAGGGAGAGGAAGAAGGCGTACTTGAGTGACTTGGAAGTTAGAGTGAAAGACTTGGAGCAGAAGAATTCTGAGCTTGATGAGAGGCTCTCTACTTTGCAGAATGAGAATCAGATGCTTAGACAT ATATTGAAGAACACAACAGCAAGCCGGCGAGGAGGCGGCGGTGCAAATGCTGAGGGATCTTAG
- the LOC101315113 gene encoding uncharacterized protein LOC101315113, with product MAFASALNTPNGLRRLPSSRHEITRTGPAALVLPRHLPARFPSTLALARRKNHRGSALTSSPPKIKKKSAARNAEEEDEVDGDAIDALFSLLEEDLRNDGVSLDDDGEDDEISEEDLARLEEELAEAFGAIDEDEDEDDDGDDDVIQSNATEEEEEEDEDDEVEVAVKLKTWQFRRLASALKVGRRKTSIKNLAAELCLDRALVLQMLRDPPPNLLMLSAALPDAPAPKKSVPVPEPEPEETIVEATVDTVVETDSDAAVVEAAVKVPVHVRQQKFSAQKRLKKVHLDTLERVYRRTKRPTNAIVSSIVHVTNLPRKRIVKWFEDKRSEEGVPDSRRPYQPSAPTTVN from the exons ATGGCCTTCGCTTCGGCTCTCAACACTCCCAACGGCCTTCGCCGTCTACCGTCTTCCCGCCACGAAATAACCCGAACCGGACCAGCCGCTCTGGTCCTGCCACGTCACCTCCCGGCTCGCTTCCCGTCCACACTCGCCCTCGCTCGCCGTAAAAACCACCGCGGCTCCGCGTTGACGTCATCTCCGCCGAAGATAAAGAAG AAAAGCGCGGCGAGGAATGCGGAGGAGGAGGATGAAGTGGACGGAGATGCTATAGACGCTTTGTTTTCGCTGCTGGAGGAGGACCTCAGAAACGACGGCGTGTCGTTGGATGACGACGGCGAAGACGACGAGATAAGTGAGGAGGATCTTGCTAGGCTTGAAGAGGAGCTGGCGGAGGCTTTTGGTGCGATTGATGAGGATGAAGACGAAGACGACGACGGCGATGATGACGTTATTCAGAGCAATGCGACTGAAGAAGAGGAGGAGGAGGATGAGGACGATGAAGTTGAAGTTGCAGTGAAGCTTAAGACTTGGCAATTCCGGAGATTGGCTTCGGCTTTAAAAGTCGGTCGCCGCAAAACTAGT ATAAAAAACCTTGCAGCTGAGCTTTGTCTTGACAGGGCCCTTGTTCTTCAAATGCTTCGTGATCCGCCTCCAAATCTTTTGATGCTTAGTGCTGCTCTGCCTGATGCACCTGCTCCTAAAAAATCTGTGCCTGTGCCTGAACCAGAGCCTGAAGAAACTATTGTGGAAGCCACTGTAGACACTGTTGTTGAAACGGATTCAGATGCTGCAGTGGTCGAAGCTGCGGTGAAGGTGCCGGTTCATGTTAGGCAACAAAAGTTTTCTGCTCAGAAGAGACTGAAGAAAGTGCATCTAGATACCCTTGAAAGAGTTTATAGAAGAACAAAGCGGCCAACG AATGCAATTGTGAGCAGCATTGTTCATGTGACAAATCTGCCGCGCAAAAGAATTGTGAAATGGTTTGAAGACAAACGTTCTGAAGAGGGGGTTCCTGACTCTCGGCGTCCATATCAACCGTCTGCTCCTACTACTGTCAACTAG
- the LOC101315401 gene encoding uncharacterized protein LOC101315401 isoform 1: MATPAASSSSKGWMSNIQAKAAQIFFILIVFQIPLFRVPCRAGMCNTPLHFTSSQLITSEIFPVPVVKALLYPGALANGLVRNMTVPSWDNLLEIYNLTNAKEANPITDLQRLEVLTGSYFSVAGAFVGVLKSGRMSMFGTLLLIWGLIKEGILGKPVNTDPTRAVYVYPTMLLALIAAFSSIKYNANKIARPAPARPIAKPVQRSSKSKLK; encoded by the exons ATGGCGACTCCTGCTGCTTCGTCGTCGTCCAAAGGATGGATGAGCAACATCCAAGCGAAGGCTGCTCAAATATTTTTCATCCTGATCGTTTTCCAGATCCCACTTTTCAG AGTTCCGTGTAGGGCGGGTATGTGTAACACACCATTGCATTTCACTTCTTCCCAGCTGATTACAAGTGAGATCTTTCCTGTTCCCGTAGTAAAGGCTCTTCTCTACCCTGGAGCTCTTGCAAATGGCCTTGTAAGGAACATGACTGTTCCGAGCTGGGATAACTTGTTAGAAATCTATAACTTGACAAATGCAAAGGAAGCCAATCCAATTACTGATCTCCAGCGCTTAGAG GTTCTAACAGGAAGCTACTTCTCTGTGGCTGGAGCGTTTGTGGGTGTTCTGAAGTCAGGGAGGATGAGCATGTTTGGGACACTTCTATTAATTTGGGGCCTCATCAAAGAAGGGATCCTAGGAAAGCCTGTGAACACTGATCCTACTAGAGCCGTGTATGTCTACCCAACTATGTTGCTTGCGTTGATCGCCGCCTTCTCATCCATAAAGTATAATGCAAACAAGATAGCTAGGCCTGCACCTGCTAGGCCTATTGCAAAGCCTGTTCAGAGGTCTTCAAAATCTAAGCTGAAATGA
- the LOC101315401 gene encoding uncharacterized protein LOC101315401 isoform 2, which translates to MDEQHPSEGCSNIFHPDRFPDPTFQLITSEIFPVPVVKALLYPGALANGLVRNMTVPSWDNLLEIYNLTNAKEANPITDLQRLEVLTGSYFSVAGAFVGVLKSGRMSMFGTLLLIWGLIKEGILGKPVNTDPTRAVYVYPTMLLALIAAFSSIKYNANKIARPAPARPIAKPVQRSSKSKLK; encoded by the exons ATGGATGAGCAACATCCAAGCGAAGGCTGCTCAAATATTTTTCATCCTGATCGTTTTCCAGATCCCACTTTTCAG CTGATTACAAGTGAGATCTTTCCTGTTCCCGTAGTAAAGGCTCTTCTCTACCCTGGAGCTCTTGCAAATGGCCTTGTAAGGAACATGACTGTTCCGAGCTGGGATAACTTGTTAGAAATCTATAACTTGACAAATGCAAAGGAAGCCAATCCAATTACTGATCTCCAGCGCTTAGAG GTTCTAACAGGAAGCTACTTCTCTGTGGCTGGAGCGTTTGTGGGTGTTCTGAAGTCAGGGAGGATGAGCATGTTTGGGACACTTCTATTAATTTGGGGCCTCATCAAAGAAGGGATCCTAGGAAAGCCTGTGAACACTGATCCTACTAGAGCCGTGTATGTCTACCCAACTATGTTGCTTGCGTTGATCGCCGCCTTCTCATCCATAAAGTATAATGCAAACAAGATAGCTAGGCCTGCACCTGCTAGGCCTATTGCAAAGCCTGTTCAGAGGTCTTCAAAATCTAAGCTGAAATGA
- the LOC101300983 gene encoding UPF0481 protein At3g47200-like, with the protein MAGNGEALNDIENQRAEHIPLITSMEKELKDLPILSPSCCIYRVPERLRRVSEKAYTPQVVSIGPLHHGKDSLKAMEVHKKRYLQAFIVQTKASVEEYVVKMKSQEEKLRNCYAETIEFTSDEFVKIILVDAAFIIEVLLRYCFHALQDENDRIFNKPWMLQDVWPDMRLLENQLPFFILEELYAKVSSNFTEGKSLIDLSHNFFTSLMHIEGTEDNLQNIDSSTVHHFVAFCRDLYLPSPLERPAKGKLETLNTPSMTDLHRAGVKFKVRSSKNLFDIRFQGGMLEIPKLAISDEIELTIRNILAFEQCHCLENIINDYVVVMDRLVNTPKDVELLVKYGIVENRLGDSSGGSTLINSLADGVIVDSKDFCYATLCKDLNYYCSWTWHKWKANLRQNYFNTPWAVISFTAAVILLVLTLIQAVCSIVSAVQGQSKPKKT; encoded by the coding sequence ATGGCAGGAAACGGTGAAGCTCTGAATGACATAGAAAACCAGCGAGCCGAGCACATTCCATTGATAACTTCAATGGAAAAAGAGTTGAAAGATTTGCCTATTCTGTCCCCTTCGTGTTGTATCTACAGAGTTCCCGAGCGGCTACGGCGTGTAAGTGAAAAGGCATATACACCTCAGGTTGTTTCTATTGGTCCACTTCACCACGGGAAGGATAGCCTAAAAGCAATGGAAGTGCACAAAAAGAGGTACCTGCAAGCTTTTATAGTTCAGACCAAGGCCAGCGTGGAGGAATATGTAGTGAAAATGAAGAGCCAAGAAGAAAAACTGCGAAATTGCTATGCTGAAACTATCGAGTTCACAAGTGATGAGTTTGTGAAAATCATTTTAGTGGATGCGGCATTCATCATTGAGGTCTTACTGAGGTACTGTTTCCATGCGTTGCAGGATGAGAATGATCGCATATTTAACAAACCATGGATGTTACAGGATGTATGGCCTGACATGCGTTTGCTTGAAAACCAGCTGCCATTTTTCATTCTTGAGGAACTCTATGCTAAAGTTTCTTCTAATTTTACTGAGGGTAAATCATTAATTGATCTTTCTCACAATTTCTTCACAAGTCTGATGCATATAGAGGGAACAGAAGACAATTTGCAGAACATAGACTCTTCTACTGTACATCATTTTGTTGCTTTCTGCAGAGACTTGTATCTACCGTCACCACTAGAAAGGCCAGCTAAAGGAAAACTTGAAACTCTTAACACACCCAGCATGACAGATCTACATCGGGCTGGAGTCAAGTTTAAGGTGAGATCAAGCAAAAATCTGTTTGACATACGATTTCAAGGTGGGATGCTTGAAATTCCAAAGTTAGCAATAAGTGATGAAATAGAGCTTACGATCAGAAATATCCTTGCCTTTGAACAATGTCATTGCCTGGAGAATATCATCAATGATTATGTTGTTGTCATGGACCGTCTTGTGAACACCCCAAAGGATGTGGAGTTGCTTGTTAAGTACGGAATTGTTGAAAATAGGCTAGGTGATAGCTCCGGAGGGTCTACTTTGATTAACAGTCTTGCTGATGGGGTCATTGTGGACTCCAAAGACTTCTGTTATGCTACTCTTTGTAAAGACCTGAACTATTACTGCAGTTGGACATGGCACAAATGGAAGGCGAATTTGAGACAGAATTATTTCAACACCCCCTGGGCAGTTATTTCTTTCACTGCAGCTGTTATTCTTCTCGTACTTACTCTCATACAGGCAGTGTGCTCCATTGTCTCTGCTGTGCAAGGTCAGTCTAAACCAAAAAAAACATGA
- the LOC101301267 gene encoding UPF0481 protein At3g47200-like — translation MEDESSYQVPHDIENPHTPLLTSMRSMLYNLSPLSSSCCICRVPRRLRRVSEKAYTPQVVSIGPLHHGKEALKPMEEHKNRYLQDYLIRTNLSLEHYINKIRRREAELRDCYAETIPFDSDEFVKIVLVDAAFIIEVLLRYHFHELQDENDRIFKKPRMFEDVWPDMRMLENQLPFFILQDLFDPKRIQVPFEEENFSIVNLSYTFFRALMNIEDLEDTLATISSSTVDHFVDFVRKLYPPPPKIAQARAQQKYPTGASMRQLSISEVPQARGQTEIPTPPSMTELYRAGVKFKVGSGKNMFDIQFNKGTLQIPKITFSDQSEVNLINLLVFEQSQCKETENYINDYIGILNILVNSPEDVSLLVKNAILVNKLGDSKKGCTMIKNMGDGVNIVDYNKFHFAPLCEKLNEHCAKSRHKWLALLKQNYFNTPCKTISVIAAACIILFTLIQTVCSVISVRSHSH, via the coding sequence ATGGAAGATGAAAGCAGCTACCAAGTTCCACATGACATAGAAAACCCACACACTCCATTACTGACTTCAATGAGAAGTATGCTGTATAACCTGTCTCCTTTATCCTCGTCCTGCTGCATCTGCAGGGTTCCTAGGCGCCTACGTCGAGTTAGTGAAAAGGCCTACACACCTCAAGTAGTTTCTATAGGCCCCCTTCACCATGGCAAGGAAGCCTTAAAACCCATGGAAGAGCACAAAAATAGGTACCTCCAAGATTATCTAATCCGAACCAATCTAAGCTTGGAGCATTACATAAACAAAATAAGGAGGAGAGAAGCAGAACTGCGTGATTGTTACGCAGAAACCATTCCATTCGACAGTGATGAATTTGTTAAAATTGTCCTAGTGGATGCCGCTTTCATCATTGAGGTTTTATTGAGGTACCATTTCCATGAGTTGCAGGATGAGAATGATCGCATATTCAAGAAACCAAGGATGTTTGAAGATGTATGGCCTGACATGAGAATGCTTGAGAATCAGCTCCCATTCTTTATCCTTCAGGATCTTTTTGATCCTAAAAGGATTCAAGTACCTTTTGAAGAGGAGAACTTCTCCATAGTTAACCTTTCTTACACTTTCTTCAGAGCTCTAATGAACATAGAGGATCTGGAAGACACTTTGGCAACTATAAGCTCATCTACAGTAGACCATTTTGTTGATTTTGTGAGAAAATTATATCCACCACCCCCGAAGATAGCACAAGCTCGAGCGCAACAAAAATATCCAACCGGAGCCAGCATGAGACAGCTATCTATATCAGAAGTACCACAAGCTCGAGGGCAAACAGAAATCCCTACCCCACCCAGCATGACGGAGCTATACAGGGCAGGAGTCAAGTTTAAGGTAGGATCAGGCAAAAATATGTTTGACATACAATTTAACAAGGGGACCTTGCAAATTCCAAAGATTACATTTAGTGATCAATCAGAGGTAAATCTGATAAATCTCCTAGTGTTTGAACAAAGCCAATGCAAGGAGACGGAGAATTACATAAATGATTACATTGGCATCTTAAACATTCTCGTCAACTCCCCCGAGGATGTGTCATTGCTTGTCAAGAATGCAATCTTAGTGAACAAGTTAGGCGACAGCAAGAAAGGGTGTACCATGATCAAGAATATGGGTGATGGGGTGAATATTGTGGACTACAACAAGTTCCATTTCGCTCCTCTTTGTGAAAAGCTGAACGAGCACTGCGCAAAGTCGAGGCACAAATGGCTGGCACTTTTAAAGCAGAACTATTTCAACACGCCTTGCAAAACCATCTCGGTCATTGCAGCGGCTTGTATAATTCTATTTACTCTCATACAGACAGTGTGTTCTGTTATCTCTGTTCGTTCTCATTCTCACTGA